Proteins from one Telopea speciosissima isolate NSW1024214 ecotype Mountain lineage chromosome 1, Tspe_v1, whole genome shotgun sequence genomic window:
- the LOC122668382 gene encoding probable signal peptidase complex subunit 2: MQLIIYMNGQDAILFTYPLADSFNSTGLVVSSKMLRFSEMYMLSVASADQKSISAKKPVQLTKSITQWFTKDGIFVEGLFWKDVDGLITDYTRVQAQGKTML; this comes from the exons ATGCAGCTGATCATATACATGAACGGACAGGACGCCATCCTATTCACTTATCCCCTCGCT GATTCCTTCAACAGCACTGGGCTGGTTGTTTCTTCTAAAATGCTAAGATTCTCCGAGATGTACATGCTGTCAGTAGCGAGTGCAGACCAGAAATCCATCTCCGCTAAGAAACCAGTTCAGCTCACCAAGAGCATCACTCAGTG gttcaccaaggatgGAATTTTTGTGGAAGGTCTGTTCTGGAAAGATGTGGATGGACTAATCACTGATTATACAAGAGTACAAGCCCAAGGAAAAACTATGCTGTAG
- the LOC122668391 gene encoding probable signal peptidase complex subunit 2, protein MAGVGSCPSKNTKKANLMNPPSIKHILDESVSEIVTSHGYVEDMSRRTIRLFIGAIIIIIALAAQFYPKKFPENRDFLIGCIVLYPFFLVFLISVCFPSRVP, encoded by the exons ATGGCAGGCGTCGGCAGCTGTCCCAGCAAAAATACTAAAAAGGCAAATCTGATGAATCCTCCTTCGATCAAACACATTCTCGACGAATCCGTCTCTGAG ATTGTCACCAGTCATGGATATGTGGAAGACATGAGCAGGAGGACTATAAGATTGTTTATAGGAGCCATCATCATAATCATCGCTCTCGCCGCTCAGTTCTACCCGAAGAAATTCCCTGAAAACAGAGATTTTCTGATCGGATGCATCGTTTTATATCCTTTCTTCCTTGTTTTCCTTATTTCCGTCTGCTTCCCCAGTCGTGTTCCATAG